One window of Panthera tigris isolate Pti1 chromosome C2, P.tigris_Pti1_mat1.1, whole genome shotgun sequence genomic DNA carries:
- the GTPBP8 gene encoding GTP-binding protein 8 isoform X1 has product MAIPRLRHAVRTLFEVPAALRRLSRACSTFHAFTDVLRLPKRQMTKLVFPLRELERQLTPDSRLDLHVKIFDPSLEDISKAEAVFTATSRNRISYLSSAVRLDHAPDLPSPEVCFIGRSNVGKSSLIKALFSLAPEVEVRVSKKPGHTKKMNFFKVGKYFTLVDMPGYGYRAPEDFVDMVETYLKERRNLMRTFLLVDSVVGIQKTDSIAIEMCEEFALPYVMVLTKIDKSSKGHLLKQVLQIQKFVDRETQGCFPQLFPVSSVTYSGIHLLRCFIANITGNLKTDGL; this is encoded by the exons ATGGCAATACCGAGGCTGCGGCACGCCGTGAGGACGCTATTTGAGGTGCCAGCGGCGCTGCGGCGCTTGAGCCGAGCTTGCAGCACGTTCCACGCCTTCACCGACGTGCTCAGGCTGCCTAAGAGACAAATGACGAAGCTCGTGTTCCCACTGCGGGAACTCGAGCGGCAGCTCACACCAGACTCGAGGTTGGACCTTCACGTGAAGATCTTCGACCCTAGCCTGGAGGACATCTCCAAGGCGGAGGCCGTCTTCACGGCCACGTCCCGGAACCGCATCAGCTACCTCAGCTCCGCAGTGCGTCTCGACCACGCCCCAGACCTCCCCAGCCCTGAG GTGTGTTTTATAGGCAGAAGCAATGTTGGAAAATCCTCTCTAATAAAAGCCCTTTTTTCACTGGCGCCAGAGGTTGAAGTCAGAGTCTCCAAAAAACCG GGGCACACAAAGAAGATGAATTTTTTcaaagttggaaaatattttacattggtGGACATGCCAGGTTATGGCTATAGAGCTCCTGAAGATTTTGTTGACATGGTAGAGACCTATCTAAAAGAACGAAGGAA TTTGATGAGAACATTTTTGTTAGTGGATAGTGTTGTTGGAATTCAAAAAACCGACAGTATTGCCATAGAAATGTGTGAAGAATTTGCATTACCTTATGTG aTGGTATTAacaaaaattgacaaatcttcCAAGGGACATCTTTTAAAACAAGTGCTTCAGATCCAGAAATTTGTTGACAGAGAGACACAAGGATGTTTTCCTCAGTTGTTTCCTGTAAG